The Leadbettera azotonutricia ZAS-9 genome has a window encoding:
- a CDS encoding peptidylprolyl isomerase, whose amino-acid sequence MVLMAESAFAASDDAALGDGLFARITTAKGDIVIRLEYQKVPLTVCNFVALAEGKMTTAGGKRYYDGLTFHRVIADFMIQGGDPVGNGTGGPGYKFPDEFDPSLRHNGPGVLSMANAGPDTNGSQFFITHVATPHLDDHHTVFGRVVQGQQVVNAIRQGDRIERVTIIRNGPQANAFKADQAAFDALLRNASAAKTSKLSSQKSAALAEIEKKYPGAVTTASGLKYIVQKQGSGAKPTAGKTVSAKYKGMFLSGEVFDNSDVHGGATDFQVGVRRIIPGMDEALLDMAPGEKRTVIIPPELAYGERGAGNGAIPPNSFLVFELELVKIK is encoded by the coding sequence TTGGTATTGATGGCCGAATCAGCTTTCGCCGCCTCCGATGATGCAGCTCTTGGGGATGGCCTTTTTGCCCGCATCACCACTGCAAAGGGCGATATTGTGATACGCCTGGAGTATCAAAAAGTGCCCCTCACGGTCTGCAATTTCGTGGCCCTCGCCGAAGGGAAAATGACTACTGCGGGGGGCAAACGCTATTACGATGGCCTCACCTTTCATCGGGTCATTGCGGATTTTATGATCCAGGGGGGCGATCCCGTGGGGAATGGCACAGGCGGCCCAGGGTACAAATTCCCCGATGAATTCGATCCCAGCCTGCGCCACAACGGCCCAGGGGTCCTTTCCATGGCCAATGCAGGCCCCGATACCAACGGCAGCCAGTTCTTTATTACCCATGTTGCGACCCCCCACCTGGATGATCACCACACCGTGTTTGGCCGGGTCGTCCAGGGCCAGCAGGTAGTCAATGCCATACGGCAGGGCGACCGTATCGAACGGGTAACTATAATCCGCAACGGTCCCCAGGCTAATGCGTTTAAGGCTGATCAGGCTGCTTTTGACGCACTGCTGCGGAACGCCAGCGCTGCCAAAACTTCCAAACTTTCATCCCAAAAAAGCGCGGCCCTGGCAGAGATAGAAAAAAAATATCCCGGCGCTGTGACAACCGCCTCGGGCCTCAAGTACATTGTGCAAAAGCAAGGTTCAGGCGCGAAACCCACAGCAGGCAAGACCGTTTCCGCCAAATATAAAGGCATGTTCCTCTCGGGCGAGGTCTTTGACAATTCCGATGTGCACGGTGGAGCCACAGATTTCCAGGTCGGCGTACGGCGCATCATTCCCGGCATGGACGAGGCCCTCCTCGACATGGCTCCCGGTGAAAAACGCACCGTCATTATCCCGCCGGAACTTGCTTATGGCGAGCGCGGCGCAGGAAATGGCGCCATACCCCCAAACAGCTTTTTGGTTTTTGAGCTGGAATTGGTAAAGATCAAGTGA
- a CDS encoding efflux RND transporter periplasmic adaptor subunit produces MKIKALQNTAFFAVMMITVFSFSGCQRIKDTYGKLTDKAAPGGPGQDAPVFAVNTMDAVQGQISDYLALSGDLVAASTVDAYSEAAGKVSRIMVSIGSYVNKDAPIAEVDPSRPGMQYEVNVVKAPVSGTIVALPAQLGMTVSQAVPLARIASGVGLEIRLYVAERFISRVSLRQSCEISLDAYPGEVFHGRITEISPVVDPSSRTMEVRIGVDSASKLKAGMFAKVRIITEHKNNIVKIPSSALIQRFGEDYVFVAETDPDNAEGFVAVKKIVAPGILIDGVLEIQQGLKPNDAVIVRGQSLLNDGAKVNVVDRIAPLSAN; encoded by the coding sequence ATGAAAATCAAGGCTTTGCAAAATACTGCTTTTTTCGCAGTAATGATGATAACAGTTTTTAGCTTCTCGGGCTGCCAGCGCATTAAAGATACGTACGGCAAGTTGACGGATAAAGCAGCTCCGGGCGGTCCGGGCCAGGATGCCCCGGTTTTTGCGGTGAACACCATGGATGCGGTGCAGGGACAGATAAGTGATTATCTGGCGCTTTCAGGCGATCTTGTTGCTGCTTCCACTGTTGACGCGTATTCGGAAGCAGCAGGAAAAGTGAGCAGAATCATGGTATCCATTGGAAGTTATGTAAACAAAGACGCTCCCATTGCGGAAGTTGATCCCTCGCGGCCCGGCATGCAGTACGAAGTCAACGTAGTTAAAGCTCCAGTATCGGGAACCATTGTCGCTCTTCCTGCCCAGCTGGGCATGACGGTGAGTCAGGCAGTTCCCCTGGCCCGCATTGCCAGCGGGGTGGGCCTTGAGATACGTCTCTATGTGGCTGAACGTTTTATTTCCAGGGTCAGTCTGCGCCAAAGTTGTGAGATAAGCCTCGACGCATACCCTGGCGAAGTATTTCACGGGAGGATCACTGAAATAAGCCCTGTAGTGGATCCTTCGTCCCGTACCATGGAAGTTCGCATTGGGGTTGATTCAGCTTCAAAGTTAAAGGCAGGTATGTTCGCCAAGGTGAGGATCATCACGGAGCATAAGAACAACATCGTAAAGATACCTTCATCGGCCCTTATCCAGCGTTTTGGTGAGGATTATGTATTTGTTGCAGAGACTGATCCCGATAACGCTGAAGGTTTTGTTGCGGTAAAAAAGATAGTGGCCCCCGGTATACTTATAGACGGGGTGCTGGAAATTCAACAGGGGCTTAAACCTAACGATGCGGTTATAGTCCGGGGCCAGAGCCTGCTTAACGATGGAGCCAAAGTCAATGTGGTTGACCGGATCGCTCCCCTGAGCGCGAATTAA
- a CDS encoding efflux RND transporter permease subunit produces MSLAKSVVSRPTTVFIIFVLLIMLGVFAFINLPIDLMPEINPPYLVVYTSYPGAGPEEVERSVTRPLEAALSSASSLEKVTSTSSKGTSMVIMQFTYGTDLADASNSVRDSLERTRNYMPTGAQSPMIFKFDPSMIPIMGLMVTGNRSPEELRQIAEDTIVPRIEQTPGVATASVSGGREKIIRVEIPQSRLEAYGLTVTAIQQMLAAQNAQVAAGTITEDGLSYLLTTMGEYTSLDQIRNTVISYKAVSSGQELPRSVYLRDIANVYEGYRDETSIVYVNGVSAVMLMVQKQSGKNSVQTAKDLRVRLERIAREIPQDIKISELFNTTDQIENSINQVGSTAVSGALLAVIVLFIFLRSIKPTLIIGISIPVSIIITIMLMYFAHLTLNLMTLAGLILGVGMLVDNSIVILENIYHYREKGAKLSTASVIGTQEMIVAIVASTLTTICVFAPLVMFQGLLEMAGEMFSGLAFTVVISLTSSLLIAMFLVPVLSSHYLPLVTRKQKPLKSFLAPVDRAFENFFTRLDNNYRKAVAWVLHHKAITIGFLAALLVGSIALIPVIGWVFMPEQEADSVSVNVTLPMGTPLAETEATLQQIQRIVEREVQGYDRIMLNAGGSGGMMGSGGANSGSVRINLPKFEERIDSADEIKAKIRTHFNEFPGVTIYFSAGGMSMGSGNPVDVILRTDNLVKGKVMADQIAKLLKDNLPDITEPRVDLQDGLPQIEIELDRERIYALGLNTYTIGNEIKAAVDGVTATRYKEGGTDYDVILILAEADRSTKPALDHIFVNSQVAGKVPLSNFARYVEGTGPMTIRRENQSRVIHITAGAQPGTKLNQIEERVRNIITANVPADDEVLIEYGGDNAEMMKMMKNFALILVVAACLVFGVMACLFESFRDPFIVIFTIPLSVIGIVAIYLITGDAFNILTAVGLLVLVGVIVNNGIVLVDYTNLLRKRGYSLHDACVEAAGNRLRPILMTTLTTVLGLLPMAFLPGEGSELVAPIGKTVLGGLSFGTLMTLFLMPTVYFLMNRSSDQRAAKAEAKRERIAAGLSRKEAKAKASSSEGTDTEAAKVIDGDVQPEGAGI; encoded by the coding sequence ATGAGTTTAGCTAAATCAGTTGTATCACGGCCCACAACCGTATTTATTATTTTTGTTCTGCTTATCATGTTGGGGGTTTTTGCGTTTATCAATCTTCCTATTGACCTCATGCCGGAAATAAACCCCCCGTACCTGGTTGTTTATACCAGTTACCCCGGAGCAGGTCCCGAGGAAGTTGAACGATCTGTAACCCGTCCCCTGGAAGCCGCACTTTCAAGCGCATCAAGTTTGGAAAAGGTAACCTCCACCTCATCGAAGGGAACGAGCATGGTGATCATGCAGTTCACCTATGGTACGGACCTTGCGGATGCGTCCAATTCGGTACGCGATTCTCTGGAGCGCACCAGAAACTACATGCCTACAGGCGCGCAGTCTCCCATGATCTTCAAATTCGATCCTTCCATGATCCCCATCATGGGGCTTATGGTAACTGGGAACCGTTCGCCCGAAGAGCTGCGGCAAATTGCAGAAGATACTATTGTTCCCCGTATTGAGCAGACCCCCGGTGTGGCGACTGCCTCTGTTTCAGGGGGCCGCGAAAAGATCATCAGGGTTGAAATACCCCAGTCCCGCCTTGAGGCTTACGGCCTTACCGTGACTGCCATTCAGCAGATGCTGGCTGCCCAGAACGCTCAAGTTGCGGCAGGTACCATCACGGAGGACGGCCTTTCCTATCTTCTTACCACCATGGGCGAATATACTTCCCTCGACCAGATACGGAATACCGTTATTTCCTACAAGGCTGTTTCCAGCGGGCAGGAGCTGCCCCGTTCTGTATACTTGAGGGACATTGCCAATGTGTATGAAGGCTACCGGGACGAGACTAGTATAGTCTATGTTAACGGTGTATCCGCAGTAATGCTGATGGTTCAGAAGCAGAGCGGAAAAAACTCTGTTCAAACTGCAAAGGATCTCAGGGTAAGGTTGGAAAGGATCGCCAGGGAAATCCCCCAGGATATTAAGATATCCGAGCTTTTTAACACTACCGATCAGATTGAAAATTCAATAAACCAGGTAGGTTCAACTGCAGTTTCAGGCGCGCTCCTCGCAGTAATAGTACTGTTTATTTTCCTTCGTTCCATAAAGCCTACCTTGATAATAGGCATCAGTATTCCTGTGTCCATCATCATTACCATTATGTTGATGTACTTTGCCCACCTCACCTTAAACCTCATGACCCTTGCGGGACTCATATTGGGGGTCGGTATGCTGGTAGATAACTCCATCGTTATTTTGGAGAATATCTACCATTACCGTGAAAAAGGCGCAAAACTTTCCACCGCGTCGGTTATCGGTACCCAGGAAATGATAGTCGCCATCGTGGCTTCTACCCTCACTACCATCTGCGTATTTGCGCCATTGGTAATGTTCCAGGGCCTCCTTGAAATGGCAGGTGAAATGTTTTCGGGCCTCGCTTTTACGGTTGTAATTTCGCTGACCTCTTCGCTCCTCATAGCCATGTTCCTGGTGCCGGTTCTTTCAAGTCATTACCTTCCCCTGGTTACGCGCAAACAAAAACCGCTGAAAAGTTTTCTTGCTCCTGTAGACAGGGCTTTTGAAAATTTCTTTACCCGCCTTGATAATAATTATCGCAAGGCCGTAGCATGGGTGCTGCATCACAAGGCCATTACTATCGGATTTTTGGCGGCACTCCTGGTAGGGAGCATTGCCCTGATTCCCGTCATTGGCTGGGTCTTTATGCCCGAGCAGGAAGCGGATTCAGTTTCTGTCAATGTAACCCTTCCCATGGGAACTCCCCTGGCTGAAACCGAAGCTACCCTGCAGCAGATCCAGCGTATCGTTGAGCGGGAAGTTCAGGGATATGACAGGATTATGCTTAACGCCGGCGGCAGCGGCGGTATGATGGGCAGCGGGGGTGCCAATTCAGGTTCAGTCAGAATCAACCTCCCCAAATTCGAAGAACGTATAGACAGCGCCGATGAAATTAAAGCCAAGATCAGGACTCACTTCAACGAATTCCCCGGGGTAACCATTTACTTCAGCGCTGGAGGTATGTCGATGGGATCGGGAAACCCGGTGGATGTAATACTCCGCACCGATAACCTTGTAAAAGGCAAGGTAATGGCAGACCAGATAGCAAAACTTTTAAAGGATAACCTGCCCGATATTACCGAACCTCGTGTTGATCTGCAGGACGGCCTTCCCCAGATCGAAATAGAGCTTGACCGTGAGAGAATTTATGCCTTGGGCCTTAACACCTATACCATCGGCAATGAGATTAAAGCTGCAGTAGACGGCGTTACTGCTACCCGTTACAAGGAGGGCGGCACCGATTACGATGTAATACTGATATTGGCGGAAGCTGACCGGAGTACAAAGCCTGCGCTGGATCACATTTTTGTGAACAGCCAGGTTGCAGGCAAGGTACCGCTTTCCAACTTTGCCCGTTATGTAGAAGGTACGGGCCCCATGACTATCAGGCGTGAAAACCAGAGCCGTGTAATTCACATAACCGCCGGCGCCCAGCCGGGGACCAAGCTTAATCAGATTGAAGAAAGGGTAAGAAATATCATCACCGCCAATGTTCCTGCCGATGACGAAGTGCTGATTGAATACGGCGGGGACAATGCAGAAATGATGAAGATGATGAAGAACTTTGCGCTTATTCTTGTAGTTGCAGCTTGTCTCGTCTTCGGGGTCATGGCGTGTCTCTTTGAATCATTCAGGGATCCCTTCATCGTTATCTTTACTATTCCACTCTCGGTGATTGGTATTGTTGCTATCTATCTCATAACAGGAGATGCCTTCAATATACTTACCGCCGTAGGGCTTCTGGTTCTGGTAGGTGTAATTGTAAACAACGGTATCGTACTTGTAGACTATACCAACCTTTTGAGAAAACGGGGCTACTCACTCCATGACGCCTGCGTTGAAGCTGCGGGCAACCGCTTACGGCCCATACTCATGACCACCCTTACCACAGTCCTTGGCCTTCTGCCCATGGCTTTCCTTCCCGGCGAAGGATCCGAACTGGTCGCGCCTATAGGAAAGACAGTCCTCGGAGGCCTCTCCTTTGGCACCCTGATGACTCTGTTCCTCATGCCCACCGTTTATTTCCTGATGAACCGCAGTTCGGATCAGCGGGCTGCAAAAGCTGAGGCCAAGCGCGAAAGGATAGCCGCAGGGCTTTCCCGCAAAGAGGCAAAAGCAAAGGCTTCTTCCTCAGAAGGTACTGATACAGAAGCAGCAAAAGTAATTGATGGTGATGTTCAACCAGAGGGAGCCGGAATATGA
- a CDS encoding PG0541 family transporter-associated protein — translation MMRIEVVANHSVEENILESLKAEGVAKFYTKYPSVFGVGSTGPRMGDAIWPEENFALVMWCEEDEARGIARAVSRVKEHFPDEGIKVFGLPPEPSPLV, via the coding sequence ATGATGCGTATTGAAGTAGTAGCAAACCATTCGGTCGAAGAAAATATTCTCGAATCTCTCAAGGCAGAAGGCGTGGCAAAATTCTACACCAAATACCCCAGCGTCTTTGGTGTAGGCTCCACAGGTCCCCGCATGGGAGACGCCATCTGGCCTGAAGAAAACTTCGCCCTTGTTATGTGGTGCGAGGAGGACGAAGCCAGAGGTATTGCCCGCGCGGTATCCCGTGTCAAGGAACACTTCCCCGATGAGGGCATCAAGGTTTTTGGCCTACCGCCTGAGCCTTCACCTTTAGTCTGA
- a CDS encoding PilZ domain-containing protein: MANEGNEDILGKKLFFLYPSAVIQNQVAAELIQQEYEVYIIKDHSKLRRILKKYPSSIVFANINDGMSESEWEAWIRGVMGDPETSGVGIGIICSGEDENLKRKYLGQVKIRCGYTVVKSDLSIAIRQLMDILKAADAKGRRKYIRATTETETNTTVNFPINGTFVNGAIKDISVVGFSCAFDADPELVKNTLFQDIQIKLQTMLIKAEGIVFGSRIDGSNKIYVVLFTQRIDPEVRTRIRKYIQSNFQGKMDSQFK; the protein is encoded by the coding sequence ATGGCTAATGAAGGCAATGAAGACATCCTGGGGAAGAAGCTCTTTTTCCTCTACCCATCGGCGGTTATCCAAAACCAGGTAGCTGCTGAACTTATCCAGCAGGAATATGAGGTCTATATCATAAAAGACCATTCCAAACTCCGGCGCATACTCAAAAAATATCCATCTTCCATAGTGTTTGCCAACATCAACGATGGAATGAGCGAATCGGAATGGGAAGCCTGGATACGGGGGGTTATGGGCGATCCTGAAACCTCAGGTGTCGGCATTGGGATAATCTGCTCGGGAGAGGATGAAAACCTTAAGCGCAAGTACCTGGGCCAGGTTAAGATCCGTTGCGGCTATACAGTGGTCAAATCGGATCTTTCCATTGCCATCAGGCAGCTCATGGATATACTCAAGGCTGCCGATGCCAAGGGAAGGCGCAAATATATCCGGGCCACTACAGAAACAGAAACCAATACTACGGTCAATTTCCCCATCAATGGGACTTTCGTAAACGGGGCTATTAAGGATATTTCGGTGGTGGGCTTTTCCTGCGCTTTTGACGCTGATCCCGAACTGGTCAAAAACACTCTTTTTCAGGATATACAGATAAAGCTCCAGACCATGCTCATCAAGGCCGAGGGCATAGTCTTCGGTTCCCGCATAGACGGAAGCAATAAAATCTACGTCGTGCTCTTTACCCAGCGCATTGATCCCGAAGTGCGGACCAGGATACGCAAGTACATACAGTCAAATTTTCAGGGAAAAATGGACAGCCAGTTTAAATAG